The Chlamydiales bacterium region AATCCGTGATAATTTTAAAGCCCTTATGTGAATCAATTAACTCTACAATTGTCATGGCTCCAAGCAAGAAAAACACGATACCACCAACGGAAGAAAAGTGCTCCAAAAGTGAATGAACACTCTCTGTTGTAGATTTTCCAATCCACACAAAGTAGATCGACCAACAAACAACTGCCATCAAAAGCGCAGCTGCCGCCTTATTGATTTTTAAATTGTGCTCAAAAACAATTAAAAAATATCCAGCAAAAAAGGCAATAAGAATTGCCGTCAATGCGGCAACAGGTATCATTTCCATAAATTATAATCCACTTTGTATAAGGTCATGCATTTTGACAAGGCCTACAAGTTTATCCTCTTTAATAACTGGCAAAACCGTAATTGGTTTTACTATATCATTTTCCATGAACTGCATAGCTTCCCATGCAAGCTTTTCAGGTATAGTAAACCTTGGTGATTTAACCATTAAATTTTCCATCCCTTTTTCCAAAACAGAGGCGCCAAAAGTCTGCAACGCTCTTCTTAAATCCCCATCTGTAAAAATCCCCTCTAAATGCATCTTATCATCAATAACAAGCAAACACCCACACCTCTTATCAGAAAGCTCTACAAGTGAATCTACAAGCTTATCTGATCTTCTACACAAAGGAAGCTTTTCTCCTGTTAACATAATATCTTTAACAAGAAGCGTAGTCCTTCTGCCAATGCGCCCTGCTGGATGGTTAATTGCATATTCACTTAAACTAAAATTACGCGCTCGCATAAGACCTACTGTTAAAACATCCCCAAAAATGAGCTGTATAGCTGTAGAAGTCGTTGGTGCCAAATCAAAAGGACAAAGCTCTCTCTCTAGAGGAAGATGGATTGCCATATCGCACGCCCTTGCAAGTCTACTTTTCAAATTAGAGACAATTGCAACAAGAAAGGAGCCTTTATTTCGGATGAAAGGAAGCAGCTGCAATAATTCTTCGCTCTCTCCACTTTTACTAAAACAGACAAATATATCATTTTTTGTAATAATTCCCAAATCGCCATGTAAGGTGTCTGTAGGAGATAAATAAATAGCTTTAGTACCCGTAGAAACCAGTGTTACAGCAATTTTTTGAGCAATAATACCACTCTTTCCCACTCCCGTAAAAAAAACTATACCCGTACAACTCAAAAGCTTTTGAAGTAATTCTTCTGAAAGCTCAATATCCAAATGATCAAAAAAATAATTAATATACTTTTGTTGACTGCGAAAAAGCTTATCGAACATTAAATTCCTTGCCTACATAAGATATATATATGTATACACAAAGCAATTCTTGAACTTATTTGTGTATACTTGATAGTTTTCCATAAAACAGCTTAAAAGGCGAGTATCATGGAAAAAAAAGTACCCATTGCAGTTTCTTTTGGCAATGGAATTGGCCCAGAGATCATGCAAGTAACGCTAAAAATTCTCGATGCAGCTGGAGCCAACATCGAAATCAATAAAATAGAAATAGGAGAGGATATCTACCTACAAGGCAATATAAATGGTATTGACGACTCTTCCTGGCGCATCATCCAAGACGTAAAAGTTTTATTAAAAGCGCCCACCACAACTCCTCGTGGTAGCAATTTTAACAGCACAAC contains the following coding sequences:
- a CDS encoding KpsF/GutQ family sugar-phosphate isomerase, producing the protein MFDKLFRSQQKYINYFFDHLDIELSEELLQKLLSCTGIVFFTGVGKSGIIAQKIAVTLVSTGTKAIYLSPTDTLHGDLGIITKNDIFVCFSKSGESEELLQLLPFIRNKGSFLVAIVSNLKSRLARACDMAIHLPLERELCPFDLAPTTSTAIQLIFGDVLTVGLMRARNFSLSEYAINHPAGRIGRRTTLLVKDIMLTGEKLPLCRRSDKLVDSLVELSDKRCGCLLVIDDKMHLEGIFTDGDLRRALQTFGASVLEKGMENLMVKSPRFTIPEKLAWEAMQFMENDIVKPITVLPVIKEDKLVGLVKMHDLIQSGL